The region CTTGAGAATGTCGTCTTCCGGGAAACTGGGTGCCGACGAGGGCTCGTACATGGCGATCAGCTCGGCCGTGAGCAGGTCGGCGAGCAGGATCCGGACCACCCCCAACGGCAGGTCGAGATGGGACGCGACCTCGGCGACCGAGATCGGCTCCTGGCTCAACCGGACGATCTGCCGGTGCTCCGGCTGGAGCTGCTCGGCCCGGCCGTCACCACCGGCCACGGCCGCGACCACGAACGCGACCAGGTCGAAGCCGCCGACCGCCGGCCGGACCCGACCACCGGTCATCATGTACGGGCGGACCACCGGCCCGGCGTCGGAATCCAGCCAGTCGTGGTGTGGTCCGGGCAGCTCATCTCGCATCGGCTGTCACCCCAGCACTACGGCTCGGTGTGCTCAGGAACTCGCCGACCCTGGTCACCAGCATCGCCATCTCGTACGCGATCAGGCCGATGTCGGAGTCGGCGCCACAGAGCACGGCCAGGCAGGCGCCCTGCCCGGCGGCGGTGACGAAGAGGAACGCCGACTCCATCTCGACCACTGTCTGTCGTACCGGGCCGGCGGTGAACTGCCGGCTGGCCCCCTTGGCCAGGCTCTGGAAGCCGGCGGCCATGGCGGACATGTGCTCGGCGTCCTCCTGGGCCAGCCCGCGGGACGCGGCCATCAGCAACCCGTCCGCGGACAGCACCACGGCCTGTTCCGCGGTCGGTACGCGCTCCACGAGGTCGTCGAGGAGCCAGGCGAGATCGGCCGGTCTCGTCGGGTGCACCACTACGCGTCCCTTCCAGAATCGGTGGAGCCCGGGTCGGCGACCGGGGCATCGGCTGGGCTGGCCGGCGCGGCGACGACCGGCTCGTCGTTCCCGGCGGCGGTGGCCCGCGTCGGCGCGGGTGCCGGTGCCGGAGTCATCTCCGGGGGAACGGTGGTCCTCGGCGCGGCGGTGGCC is a window of Micromonospora sp. NBC_01699 DNA encoding:
- a CDS encoding DUF742 domain-containing protein — its product is MRDELPGPHHDWLDSDAGPVVRPYMMTGGRVRPAVGGFDLVAFVVAAVAGGDGRAEQLQPEHRQIVRLSQEPISVAEVASHLDLPLGVVRILLADLLTAELIAMYEPSSAPSFPEDDILKAVVNGLRAL
- a CDS encoding roadblock/LC7 domain-containing protein, producing MVHPTRPADLAWLLDDLVERVPTAEQAVVLSADGLLMAASRGLAQEDAEHMSAMAAGFQSLAKGASRQFTAGPVRQTVVEMESAFLFVTAAGQGACLAVLCGADSDIGLIAYEMAMLVTRVGEFLSTPSRSAGVTADAR